The genomic segment GGTCATGCCTTGCCAATTCCTCTAATAGTATTGCAAATCTCTCCATAAATGGTGCACGTAAGGAAACCAAAACCATAACCCCACGCTCTCCGTTCTTGAATCGATACGGCAGGAAATAGGTTCCTGCAATAGAAATTTCATCCGGCATAGCCTTAGGTGGCCCATAGTAAATTGCGTTGCCCCATCCATAGTCCACCTGATCGAACCCAAAACTTGTTAAGTCTGACACGACATATGATTGTAACGCTATAGGCTGCCCTTTGGTTATCTCCATTAGATCAGCCAATGATCTCATGTACTCCTCAGTTATTCTATTCTTGGCATTTCTTATCATTTCCACTGCATACCCTAAAGAGTTTAAGCAAAGCTTCCTAGCATTTGTTACAGCTGCTGGCAAAGCTAGCACGTTACCATAATATCCTTTCGGTAATGGAGGGTTAAATTTGGAACGTGCGTTAACAAGCATTTGCATGCGCATCTCCTCATTAGGGTGAGCTTGAGATGCTATGGCATAGCATCTCCATAAGCATGCACTTATTACCTCAAAATTTGAACATGGGTGTAAATGAGAAGGAATCCATCTACGAATGTTGGATAATTCCTTGCGGTTGAGAACAAAACTACGGTGGGCTACAGCGTGAACCTCGCCGCGGAATTCAGGCACCTTGGCTATAGGATCAACAGCAACAGGAGCATCATTACCATATTCATTGTGTCTGCATGTAACTCGTGGCGGATTCCTAGCACAGAGGAGTTCCCTTTGCCACACAGGTAGAATTGAAGGGGATAGAGCACCTCGTGCAATCTCACCTATGGCATTCAATAACTGAAGCATGCCGAATCCATCAGTTATTAAGTGATTAAAACGGAGCCCAAGTACAAAACCACCACACTTCAAGCGTGTCACCTGTTAATATaatgtaaaattattaatactttATGAGAATCTAATTGATGGAATATTaccatcattattttaattatatttttgaattttctcgataataataatagtaattgtaataataataataataataataataataataataataatgaaagaatGAATAAACATTAGCCAATAATGTCCTATACGTACCTGAAAAAGCAATAATGGGGTATTGAGGATCTCTTCTGATCCTGGGACGCTGTAAAGAAGTTCCTGAAAGCATGGGAATGGAGATGGAATTGGATCACCAAAGTGCTCGACCGTGGCATCGGCATCGGCTTCGATGAACAAGACACCCTCACCAGTACAATCAACTATAAGCTTATTGTCTGGCCCGTGTCTAATCCTACCAGCAAAAGGGTAATAATACACAAGTGCCTGCGCAATTGCCTCCTTTATTACCTTCACAGGATCTTTCCCTTGCATCGATGGATTGTGTGCATACAATTTGTAATGTGGTGATTGAAATTGGAGGTATAGCTGGCGATCAATTCTGGTTCGCACCTTTGGACTGCGAACGATATCGAAGTTAATGTTGCCATCGCACAAAAAGTGTGTTTGCTGCAAACTGTGATAAATGGTGGCTCTACCTCAGCTCAAGAATATTTTTGCTTGAAATGGAATGCATGGGAAGGCAAACTTGCTACATATTTATAGTAATAATGACTGTGTGGACATGCAGTAGGTGTGAAAGATAGGAGCAGGAACAGTAGTACATTATTACGTTTATAAAACCATGACTTCATCACCCAGTTcccaatattttatttgataaaaatttagtataattctatataaattttaaattttttattttataaaatatattaaaaaaacatataaattatatctcatAATACTTGCTtactttatttgattttgttagagaataatataaatcatatattggaacttcacctaacagtttaaactattggattgagatggtCATTTGATATGGTATTAGAGTCTCGATGACCAAACGGTCACTAGTTCGAATCTCattatctctatttatttgataaaaagtaAGTATAAGATAATGTAAGGACTTTATCTaagcttaagttattagattgaaataattttttaacagatAATAATTCAATGAATATCTTTATAACAATGTTGGACAAAATAACAtggagttttcttcttcttccttttttttttttggtgtttcttAGGGAGGTCTTACAAGCAATACAAAATGGCCCGGTTGTTTCCCTCCCTGGACCAAAATCTCTGTGAATCCCTCTCAAGTTCTGCACATAAGATTATatgaaatgaaatgttaaataCTATAATATTGTTTCCTTAGATAGGCAGTTACAACCATTAAATAATGAAGGTGTAACATCTTCTGCTATTTCGTTTGGCTCACGAGGTAGTAGCTactcaattaatttgtttttattattatttatttttggtaccAACTTCACCAGCATTGACTTTTTGAGGAGCATTAACATTGATACACTGACTTCTAGCTAGTGCTATTCATGCCCTCCTCTACgtctcttataaattttattcacataattaattcattaaaaaattaaaatcaaaagggTAATTGAGGATATGTTAATTGTGTgcataagaaaaataaggaaaatcattgattttaaaatataacgcGTGAAAAGTCAAACGTGTtcaaaaaacctttgaaaatttaaattcttttaagacgatgttgaaaatgctaaaaatgatgcaagtacattgaaaaaacatattttttggattttcgttgtttttcgctatttttttattttcaaaaattttattaaaaagatggATTAAAATTGGGTAACAACATGtaggttcttcatctatgattggaTATTGATCGGTATGACCCTAATTCATTATCatcgcatccataaccatagttTTATAAGAATTATTGTTGTACACTTGTGttacggccgataatttactgtggttcgtgcagtcatcccataatggttcgtcagaatctttcaacaaatcaaaaaacctagctgtaTCTGCATTAGGTTTTTCTTCTACAaatggacattgactgacattaccttgattcattctcattccatccataaccatattcctgtaaggattagtgttgttatttgccgcttcatgcacgttgctagcattagaagttgacccaaccaccttttcttccattctcctcttactcacaaatacttctccgtgtgcataccaacactggtagttctccataaacccttcgtgtaaaagatgcatcgttacaacatctggatgcaaatactttttattttgacacttcctgcatggacacctaataccgcctctaGTAAAATTtttgggaatagatgttgcgaaattgataaaaccctgaacctcattacaataatccatcctctgcaatccttggggtgaatctcgatacatccatgaacgatcatccatgacttctatcgaatctctataaaattatgatgacaacatgtattaattaactatgttaggtaaataaatttccAAAAATAATGGTTTACCtcaagattatccaacaaaccaattacaacttctcaaaaatattaaatattcattatcaattatcaacgtccatacaaattaatacatatatatcaaattacAGAAATTATAACTCCGCAATatcattgatgataaaaattaaaacggacccattaaataagttattaattatttcaaaacaacacatgtaattcagtaattcaataaagtttcaacaatttacaaataaatacaatcttacaaaatctaaaacaaaccataacaagtataaaattatatattcgtatactacaagtttgtttgagaaataacaataaaacatgtacatctactaacaaaatacatatactaaaaaaacaataaaaaccatgatatttaaatgttaaaatttaaaaagatagaattacttacaaaaactgataaaaattcatcggtaaattagaacacggatgctgtgacAAGAAGACTTCAAGATACATGACTTGTTGTACTGAGAAGATGGAGATTTTTTTGGGGGGgcgctggttgtttgcagttggGGAGAGTTGCGATGAGAAAGAAGAAGGGGGAGTCATATAGCTCAGAGAAATAATCCACAGCAGCCTGCTTAATACCCTGTTGAGAATCAAAAGTGTTGCCATTATGGTGGATTTTAAGGATAGATGATTTAGCCTTCCTGAAATTGGCAATCAAgtgaaaaaacttgttttttcagTCTTCCAATTTGCATCACATCTGTCTTGATTTCTGCCTCCAAATAAATTCAATGTGATTGTTGCGAACCCAACGGTCTTTCAACAAAAAGTCTAAATCCTCTTGTTCTTGGTCGGTTATACCTTTTTCTTCACATTTTTCCTCTAGTATGTTGATAGCTGAAAGGGTTCGTTGAAAGGCAGCTTCTTGATTTCCAAATTTAAGTTTATTCCATTGCCTCAATCTGACTGCAATATAATTGAGCTTTTTGAGAAATTTAAAGCGGCCAAGGTGAAGGGAGCATGCATCATTTCAGAAGTTTTTAATAATGTGCTTAAAATTTAGGTACTGAGTCCAACAGTCCAAGAAACGAAAAGGACACCATTCATGGTCTTGCAAGAAGCTAGATAGAATTAAAGGACAATGATCCGAGAACTCCCAGTCGTTGAAGAGATAAATGACTGATGCACTCGGCATGCTTCAGGTATTGAATGCCATAGGTGAGATTGCACGAGGAGCTCAATCCCCTTCAATTCTACCTGTGTGGAGGGGCGAAGCCACACTGGGGCATAAGGGGCAACTGCccccttaactttttataagcACATTTTATATGCAGAAACATAAATTAGGAGTTGAAAAGTTCCATGGATGAAAGGGTGCTCCCCGCCTCCACCTGCTGGTTGTACAACATATTGTGCTCAGAACTCTCGATCGAAAACACCACCAGTTCCCTTTACTCTCTCTTCCTTTCCCCTCATTCTATAGCAggattgaagttaataattaAGCATGCGTGTCATACAATTCTTTTTCTGTTTGTATTTTATgtgaaataaaatatccaatTAATATCCGCTACAGaaaatatgagaaataaaaaagagaaaaagataaTACTTTGTGTCTTCACgtccaaataaatcaaatgcattttttttgtgaaaaatcatccatttttggattttcttatacgcattatattaaaatcactaaaaaatcttttttccggcaacgtttatttttatatagtttgggttattttgagaaaaatatcttCGATGAGATTGATAATGAAGTCATTATAAAgcgattttaaaatataaaaacttgaatataacaattataatgtaatttttttattttaaaagtattcttaaattaatttcatttgatatgAGTTAGAgcctgtttgagagtgtggttgcggttgcttttcaaagtgtttttcacttataaatatattaaaatgttgtctttttatttttaaaaaattattttatatcagcacatcaaaataattaaaaaacatcaaaaatattaatttgaagcaagaaaataaaataattttaattttttcaaaaatatttttgaaatgcaaaaactaACAGGGCCTTTATTATGGAGAACTTATCATATACATAGTGTAATTATCTTATGTAGTGTTttccaccattactattgtacACAACCCTAtacgtatatatatatatagacacacacacacacacacaaaggatGGCTGCTACATACACATCTATCACTATTTCATCATCTCTTCCATTCattaacttggtatcagagtagACTTGGTATTTCTCTTCCTCATGGATTCTGCAAGCACCCAAAATATGGACTCTCACTTGGCTGCACCGGTTTTCTCCTTTACTGCACCGGGCTTCTCACCTGCTGAACATAATCTTCCTTCTAATGGTGTCTTCTCTGCTTCTGCTGCAACAATATCAGCCGTTGTTGCCATTCCTTCCTCTGGTAATGAATCACTCTCCCTTGACGTTCATTCTTCAGCTGCAGCCATCAAAAACACCACGGCTATTACCTTCCCCAACATCAACTCTACTGCAATGGTTCCTTCCTCAGATTTCACAGTAGCAGCAAAATTCCCTCACATGATTGTTCCTCTTTCAAACACTCAACAAATAATCTCTCTAAAACTATCAAACACAAATTTCTTATACTGGAGAATGCAGATGAAACCTTACTTGTTAGGCCAAGGTGTGTACTCCTATGTTGATGGTTCTTTCCCATGCCCTCCTGCGTATATACCATCTGCTGATATGGCCTTGTCCACCATTAATCCATCATATTTGTCATGGAAACAGCAAGATCAATTGATTATAAGTGCCATTCTATCATCTCTATCTACTGAAGTGTTACATCTTGTCGTTGATTGCCAGACATCTCATGTGTTGTGGACGACTCTTGCCACTGCCCTTGCTTCACCATCTAATTCACGAATAAAGCAGCTTCATGGTTCTTTCCAAGAGCTAAGGCAGAATGATAGCATTATCAGTGCTTATTTGCAGCAAGCTAAGATGCTATTTGATGAGCTTGCTGCTGCTGGCAGACCACTGTCCATGGAAGATTTTAACCTCTATGTATTTCGTGGATTGAGAGGAGAGTTTCGGGACCTAGTTACCACCCTCTCCACTAGAGCAGAACCTGTTTCGTACACTGATCTACACAGTCTTCTTCTCACACATGAGTTTCTGCATAAAGCTTCTCTTCAACCTGTTGTGGCAGCCCCACTGCTGCCAACACCATCTCAGCCTCCCTCAGCCTTCTTCTCACAGTGTCAGCCATGGTCTCCAGGTAACCACTATAACCAAAATTCCAATTTCAAACTCAAGTTGAGCGTTAGTTTTCCgttaaaattaaatctgttcaaacAGATTGGGGTGGCGAGTATcgaaaattaaatacatttttcaAATCTATTGGCATTCACCATTGTTTGATCTGCCCACATTTTTCAAATGCTTGTGAACGCACGTTCCAAATTTAACACAAGCATTTGCATGCGCATCTCCTTATTAGGGTTAGCTTGAGATGCTATGGCATACCATCTCCATAAGCATGCACTTATGACCTCAAAATTTGAACATGGGTGTAAATAAGAAGGAATCCATCTACGAATGTTGGATAATTCCTTGCGGTTAAGAACAAAACTACGATGGGCTACAGCGTGAACCTGGCCGTGGAATTCAGGCACCTTGGCTGTAGGATCAACAGCAACAGGAGCATCATTACCATATTCATTGTGTCTACATGTAACTCATGGCGGATTCCTAGCACAGAGGAGTTCCCTTTGCCACACAGGTAGAATTGAAGGGGATTGAGCACCTCGTGCAATCTCACCTATGGCATTCAATACCTAAAGCATGCCGAGTGCATCAGTCATTGTGTGATTAAGACGGAACCCAAGGCCAAAACCACCACACTTCAAGCGTCCTTCCACGCGCAGCCGCAAGAAATTCCAGGCAGCAGGGGCGTCTGGAGCAGCTTCCTCCCCTCTTCGTTTCCTCGCCGGCGGCGACAAAGGCGTTACCTGCAAAACACCCAAAACGCAACAAGCAAGTCTGTTTCTCTCCTTAGATCTGTTTCTTCCTCTTTCggatcttcttctctctcttttttcagaTGGCAGATCCGTTATGAGGGGGAGGCCTCTATGTTAAGCCGAGGTGGTGTGCAGGTGTTGCTGGAGGGTCTGGCTCGGTCGGGCAAACTGGCCGGTGACAGTGTAGAAGGATGAGCGGTGGACAGATCTGGGGCCGTGGGCGCCGTTGTGCTTGGGCTACTGCTGTGCCGGGTTTGTTCGTTGACCCGGAGAGGGAGGCCGTTAGGTCGgctgagagaggagaggagcCTAGTGAGGGGGCGGCCGGTTTGATCTTGGCGAGCTGGGGTTGTTGAAGCTGTGGTGAAGGAGAAGCTGGGTGAAGATCTGTTTGGGGAGAAGGTCGAGAGGCTTGGGGGAAGAAGCTGGAAATGAGGGAACGGAGTGGCTGCTCCGGTTTGGTTTTGAAAGAGAGGGGGCTGTGGGTTTGTTGCCGGCTgctgaggggaagaagaaaatcaaaggggaggggaggggatgGCGACGAGTGAGTCACGGCTGTAAAAGAGAAGTGGAAACCTGGTGAGGGTGACGGTTCTTGTTGGGGTTGTCTAGGGTGAGGTAACGGCTGAAAGGGGAAGATTTGTGGGAATGGGGTTTGAAAGTGAAAGGGGGGGCGGCCGGCCTTTGTGCGCAGGGAAAAGGAGGTTCCGGCCGCCCCTGTTCTCTCTGAAATTTTTTACAGGGGCTCTGAGCGGCTGCCCCGGGTAAGGAGGAGAAAGAAGTATTGTTTTTAGGGTTTGtgtggtttagggttttttgtggttttttctatttttgcaaAATTACCCCCCGCTTGAGTGTGCTGAGGGGACCagtatttataagtaaaaatattGCTAGGctttcaaaattggtcccttaacttcttttttttgtaaattttgatttttcttatatttttttaaaaacgagcacatcaacatcgactcaatgtgaaaaatcaatgattttaaaaataacgtgttaaaagttgaacgcgtttcaaatgtctttgaaaatttaaattcttttgagacgatgctaaaaatactaaaaacgatgcaaatgtattaaaaacgtatttttttggattttcaatgtttttcgctatttttggatttttctgaaaatttatcaaaacatgggtcaaaaattgggtatcAACAAGGAAGATGGAGATCTTCGAGCAGTGGCTCTTTTTGGCAAAGAGAGAGGAAGCGGCTGGAGATGGCTTTTTTCTATGGTTTTTGGCTAGGGCCGGGAGAGCGTGCAGCTGTTTTTTTCAGGAAAGGGGGGCGGctcctttgtgttttttttgggaGAGTCCCGCAGGGAAAGgagagcttttgttttttttcgaaGGGAGGGGCGAGATGGCCAAGGGAGAAGAAGGAAGCTGGGTTTCTCTCAGGTTTTGGCAAAAGAGAGGAGTGGCCGACCGGTTTTCGAGAGAAAAAGACAGAAGATGGGGGCGGCGGCTCCCCTGTGAAAAGTAGAGGTTTTTAGGGTTTTCCTTATTTAAActctcccttgttttttttattcctctcCCCGTGAATAAATTTTTCTcccccccttttctttttactgtagactagtatttataggcaaaatgttgccatattttcaaactagtcccttaactttctttttattttattttctttttttttgtaaatttcaatttttgatatttttttgtactttttttaaaacgagcaatatcaaagTCGactcaataagaaaaatgagtgattgtaaaatttaaatttttctgagATGACGtcgaaaatgctaaaaatgatgcaaatatatcaaaaattaaaattttggggttttcattgttttttgccttttttttattttttttgaaaattgatcaaaaatatgggtcaaaaattggataGCAACAATAGTGAATTGTAATTAAGATCATATCAAAGTATGTATCAAGCAATCCATAAAATTACAAAGTGGTTAGGTGAAagataaatacaagtttttgtCGCTCATGCCCGCACGGTGTTCGATGACGATTTTTGTTCGTTTGCTTGTTCTttgggagtcaccacctagtatttggttcaagataattagaaaaattgaatatactggtcttgtcagagattcatggataagggactggttgtggttcaTCGGATATTACAAATACGACTtacatataagttcataatcctttaccgtgagcaaatcaaaacattaaattcttcttttatctttgcggctttatcaaaagaaaaatatccataaaaaatacaaacacacatattcacttttactatatttttttcttttttcttttttttttacatccacatttGCACgctacaaattataaaaattcaaacctAAATAAACAgtacattaaacaatttgaaatttacaaaataaaccctaaaaaaattaagaatagtGTCGGGTAGCCCTTTGAGGGTGCAGGAAACGTGGTGGTGCATTTGCTCCACACGCCACTGCCACTGgaggcgcgtgggttcacgtgCCGCCGCATGTAATTCCCATAAACGGATGGATTTgaccttctttcttcttctcttcccttccctgcCAACGACGATGCCTTGACCTGCAAAACACCCAAAATCGCAACAAGCAGTCAATTTTAGTGTTCTTTTCTCCTTCTCAGATCTGGTTCATTCGAGTCTTCTCACTTTTCACTTCTATTTCACTTCTGTTCTCTCTCTTCCTCccggtttgattttttcttgtattctcTCCTCCTCAGGTGGCAAATCAGGCGGCTGTGTCTTAAGCTGATCTTGAGTTTGTCGTGTGGAGATGGGAACGACTATTGACTCTATGGGTGTTGCCGTGTGTTGGCTGCTACTGGAGGCCGGTTGCAAAAAATGACAATGAGTGTTTCCTAGGCGCTGCCGTGTATGGGCTGCTGGCTCACTGGTGAGGACGGCGCTGCTGCGGCTAATGGTGAAAACTGGCCGAGAGGAGAGTGCGGGGCTGTCTTGGCTGGTCTATGGAGGATAGAAAGACAGATCGGGGTTGAGAGAAGAATTTCAAAAATCCAATAGCAAAGATTGATCTTGTGATAAATGAGTTACCTCTTGCCACCCAATATGAAGCAAAGAATAGAATTATTTAATCTAAGTATGTAATGTCGCACGTCACCCACATGGCTTCATTTGGTTATTTTTGTTCGTTTGCTTGATTcttttggagtcgccacctagtattcgATTCAGGGTTACTACGAAACCCAGATGTACTGGTCTTTGTCatagattcacgggtaagggactggttgtggttagggaaggtattagcacccctaacacaccctacctgaggtaagcttcTTCGtgatttgatgtgatttaaaagattttgaaagttATCCTGCCaatgattttgtaaaaaaaaaaggttctccTCGGtaagagatccttatcttattagGTAAAGAAAATCTAATTGCTCTGgcatcaataaaacaaaacaaacttttcaatttaatatcaagaatgCATCTTACGTATAAGATTATAATCCCcgataccaaaaaaatatttttgatctttttttgaaatatgaacCAAATTCAatgcaaattaaaacatttaatttttttctttttttctttttagttttatcataaacaacacatacataaaaaataataacaaaacacCCACTCAAACACTTTCCTTTTACTATGTTTAAGCACACACCCATTACATGGttacaaatcaattaaaattcaaaataaaccaaacaacacattaaacaattttaaatttacaaaatgaaCCCAAAACAATTCAAGAACAGTGTCGGGAAGCCCTATGAAACTGCAAAAACAGCAACGGCGAGTTGCTCCATGCGTCACCGTCACTGGCAgtgcgtgggttcacgcgctgCCACCGATGAAGGCAGCAAAACCGGTAGATTGggaacttcttcttcttctctgtcttCCTACGTTGTCGGTGAGGACCACCATCACGTGCAACAAGGGAAACAACACCCAAACAACAATGTAGGGGTTTGTtattctttccttcttcttcaatcGGCAGATATGGCAGTTGTGGAAGGAGTGTTGGAGGTTGGAGCTGCGGGTGTTGCCGCTGGGGAAAGGGACAACGGTGGGTCTGTGGATTTTGTTGTGCTTGGACTGCTATTGGAGGCCGGTGGAGGACGGGGTTGCTGCTAACCGGTTGAAGAAGATGACGAAGAGAGTGGGGGTTGTTGTTATGGTCGGCTGCCACTAGAGGATGGTCGaaggagaaaggagaagaagatggagCAAAAGCTCCAGGGAAGGGGGCTTGAGCGACTGGTTTTCTTTTGGCAGAGGGCAAGGGAGAGTGGGAGGAGATGGTGGAACCGGCCGAAAGAGGGGAGAAGAAATGAAATTACAGGGGGTCCTTGGCTCTTTGGTTCTAGGAGAGCAAAAAAAACCCAAGGACCCCCGGGGGGATGGCAGTTTCGTTTCCAAACAAAATCAGAGTGAGGGGCTGCGGCTTCTTTCTTTAAACTGGTGAGCGAGGGCTGGTTTGTAAGAGATGAAgtgttagggttaggtttttttttttgccttcaaATGTGCAAAATTGCCCCCTTCTTGTGTGTGTTATGGagaccagtatttataggtaaaaatattactaggttttttattttttttcttatcaagatCGACTCGAATgagaaaaattattgattttaaaatataacgcGTGAAAAGTCAaacgcgttcgaaagacctttgaaaatttaaattcttttgagatgatgttgaaaatgctaaaaatgatgcaaatacattgaaaaaaacatattttttggattttcattgtttttcgctatttttttattttctaaaattttatcaaaaaggtGGGTCAAAATTTGGGTAACAACATGtaggttcttcatctatgattggaTACTGATCGGTATGACCTTAATTCATTCTCATCATATCCATAACCATAGTTTTATAAGAATTATTGTTGTCATTTACAACTCCATACACGTTGCTACCACTAGAAGTTGACCAAACCATCCTTTCGACCATGGTCTCATGAGGAACAAATGGTTTTTCATGTCCATACCAACACatattgtcgcacgtgtgcagcGTCGCGGCAATCGTCCGCCCTCAAGGAAAAACATGGAATGGTATATTCCTGGAAAATGTGTAGAGACGAGGAATTCTTGTCTCCTATCAGTGAAAAATATGgattgggagtcgccacctagtattctaGTTACtatgaaccctaactggtctttagAGATCAGGTatggagactggttgcgtaaagaaaAGGTATTAGTACCCCAACTACGCCCTACCTATGGTAGGTTGCATTGTTTtaatgtctgataaaatctaagtttGTGTTGTGGTTTCTTATTGTTCGGAATACGCATTACGTGTAATGTCATACCCCAGGTTCTATTGTccgaaaaaagaattaaatatccAGAATACGCATTACGTGTAATGTCATACCCCGGATACTAagagacaaacaaaataaaattattaatattcatattataaaaatttagttaaacttgcattaatacatttaagttcaaatacactaaaaaaaaacaacaaaaaatacaatcatGGTGCTGGTTGCGAAGGCGAACCATGATATTGTGGATCGACACAAGATTGATCAGGATATAAAGGCCGAGGTGTAGGTCGAAAAATTGGTTGAGATCTAGGACCCATAGGTGTCATTATCTGAGGAACCATAGGTGGCGGTATTGATGGAGTCAAAGGTGGTGGCATACCTTGATCAATATTTGATGTCCCACCATGGTATCCAAGATTGTTCACAAGATATTCTTTCATGTAATCCATCTGCCGtttcatttcaagaataaaatcatcttttttctttatctcctcttctttatCCTTTATCTCTTTTTGCAATGCTCGATACGATGAACTGGGATATGATGACTCCACCGAGTAGGAATGTGATGAAGAGCTT from the Populus nigra chromosome 1, ddPopNigr1.1, whole genome shotgun sequence genome contains:
- the LOC133673300 gene encoding benzyl alcohol O-benzoyltransferase-like, translated to MYYCSCSYLSHLLPKVRTRIDRQLYLQFQSPHYKLYAHNPSMQGKDPVKVIKEAIAQALVYYYPFAGRIRHGPDNKLIVDCTGEGVLFIEADADATVEHFGDPIPSPFPCFQELLYSVPGSEEILNTPLLLFQVTRLKCGGFVLGLRFNHLITDGFGMLQLLNAIGEIARGALSPSILPVWQRELLCARNPPRVTCRHNEYGNDAPVAVDPIAKVPEFRGEVHAVAHRSFVLNRKELSNIRRWIPSHLHPCSNFEVISACLWRCYAIASQAHPNEEMRMQMLVNARSKFNPPLPKGYYGNVLALPAAVTNARKLCLNSLGYAVEMIRNAKNRITEEYMRSLADLMEITKGQPIALQSYVVSDLTSFGFDQVDYGWGNAIYYGPPKAMPDEISIAGTYFLPYRFKNGERGVMVLVSLRAPFMERFAILLEELARHDPERSQGQQEMIPSSL